A window of Mucilaginibacter paludis DSM 18603 contains these coding sequences:
- a CDS encoding LytR/AlgR family response regulator transcription factor yields the protein MLTCIAIDDEPIALEIINAYASKVPFLMLKAEFEDAFDAIAWLQREPVDLIFLDVKMPDISGLEFYNSLNKKPLVIFTTAYSEHAVSSFELDAVDFLLKPFSLSRFIKACNKANELHGFRNAASPKDHLFVKSGQEQLRIGYDELHYLEATGNYVTFVTADKKIVTRMTITEARLLLPEEKFIRIHRSFIAAPGKMAKIERHQVTMLNKDVLPVGLSYLDTLNRLKK from the coding sequence ATGTTAACCTGTATCGCCATTGACGACGAACCGATCGCATTAGAGATCATTAACGCCTATGCGTCGAAAGTTCCTTTCCTTATGCTGAAAGCTGAATTTGAGGATGCTTTTGATGCTATAGCCTGGCTACAGCGTGAACCGGTGGACCTGATCTTCCTGGATGTGAAAATGCCCGATATATCGGGCCTGGAGTTTTACAACAGCCTGAACAAAAAGCCCCTGGTTATTTTTACTACGGCTTATTCCGAACACGCGGTATCCAGCTTTGAACTGGACGCCGTTGATTTTTTACTCAAACCTTTCTCCCTTTCCCGGTTTATCAAAGCCTGTAATAAAGCCAATGAACTGCATGGCTTCCGTAATGCCGCTTCACCAAAAGACCACTTGTTTGTCAAATCGGGCCAGGAACAGTTGCGGATCGGTTATGATGAGTTGCATTACCTGGAAGCCACCGGGAATTACGTCACCTTCGTCACGGCGGATAAAAAGATAGTGACCCGCATGACGATCACTGAGGCGCGGCTTTTACTCCCGGAAGAAAAATTTATCCGCATCCACCGCTCCTTTATAGCCGCACCGGGCAAAATGGCTAAAATCGAACGGCACCAGGTGACGATGCTGAACAAGGATGTGCTTCCCGTCGGGCTTTCTTACCTTGATACCCTCAACCGGCTAAAAAAATAA
- a CDS encoding ABC transporter ATP-binding protein gives MQLQINALSKSYTKDVHALKNISLTISQGMFGLLGPNGAGKSTLMRTIAALQEADSGSIFLDDLDILKNKTEVRQILGYLPQEFGVYPKISAERMLDHIAQLKGVGDQGERKDLVESLLEQVNLYQDRKKYLGTYSGGMKQRFGIAQALIGDPKLIIVDEPTAGLDPAERNRFYNLLSSLGEQTIVILSTHIVEDVSTLCSSFAIIRRGEVLYSGEPETAVGEIEAKIFSRAISKAELPGYQDAFNVISTHLKTGQLYIRVLQETDPGNGFVPVAPNLEDVYFSYITASTGIPIL, from the coding sequence ATGCAGCTACAAATTAACGCACTATCCAAGTCCTATACGAAGGACGTTCATGCCTTAAAGAATATTTCCTTAACAATCAGTCAGGGGATGTTTGGCCTGCTGGGCCCGAACGGGGCCGGCAAGTCCACGCTGATGCGCACGATCGCCGCTTTACAGGAAGCTGATAGTGGCAGCATCTTTTTGGATGACCTTGACATCCTGAAAAACAAAACAGAGGTGCGGCAAATACTGGGTTACCTGCCCCAGGAGTTTGGCGTTTACCCCAAAATATCCGCCGAGCGGATGCTGGACCACATCGCGCAGCTCAAAGGTGTCGGTGATCAGGGCGAGCGCAAAGACCTGGTGGAAAGTTTGCTGGAACAAGTTAACCTCTACCAGGACCGGAAGAAATACCTGGGCACCTATTCCGGCGGGATGAAACAGCGCTTTGGCATCGCCCAGGCGCTGATCGGCGACCCGAAATTGATCATCGTGGATGAGCCCACGGCCGGGCTTGACCCGGCGGAAAGGAACCGTTTTTATAACCTGCTCAGCAGCCTGGGCGAGCAAACCATTGTCATCCTGTCTACCCATATCGTGGAAGATGTCAGCACGCTTTGCTCCAGTTTCGCAATTATTCGCAGGGGCGAAGTCTTATACAGTGGTGAACCAGAAACTGCGGTCGGTGAAATAGAAGCTAAAATATTCAGCAGGGCCATTAGCAAAGCTGAATTACCGGGTTACCAGGATGCTTTTAACGTCATATCCACGCATTTAAAAACCGGTCAACTGTACATCCGGGTACTACAGGAAACAGACCCGGGAAATGGCTTTGTACCCGTGGCGCCCAACCTCGAAGATGTTTATTTCAGCTATATCACCGCCAGTACCGGGATACCTATTCTTTAA
- a CDS encoding plasmid mobilization protein: protein MERAIKMIDKTGDNKSKGRVNKGGRPRKQHKRRQIMAAMCTPLEKKLIEINAQRAGLTVSEFLRDLGLKKKVQVKIKSLPKNVLELKGTLNHTAANINQLARKRNSGDELNALERALLNQCVREIQNLVTTINTYLK from the coding sequence ATGGAACGTGCAATTAAGATGATCGATAAGACCGGGGACAATAAAAGTAAAGGTCGGGTAAATAAAGGAGGCCGCCCAAGAAAGCAACACAAGCGGCGGCAGATAATGGCTGCCATGTGTACCCCCCTGGAAAAAAAGCTGATAGAAATCAATGCCCAAAGGGCGGGTTTAACGGTATCGGAGTTCCTGCGTGACCTGGGTCTGAAAAAAAAGGTGCAGGTCAAGATCAAAAGCTTGCCAAAAAATGTATTGGAGCTCAAGGGCACCTTAAACCATACGGCAGCCAATATCAACCAGCTGGCCCGGAAACGTAACAGCGGGGATGAGTTGAACGCACTGGAAAGGGCCTTGCTCAATCAATGTGTAAGGGAGATACAAAATTTAGTCACCACGATTAATACTTATTTAAAATGA
- a CDS encoding MerR family transcriptional regulator, which translates to MEQQIQFVGFSMQEAERFLKNIVSTCIDEHHALQKHAEAELPLTPSQASKALKVSLPTLRRYVQLGLIRRHDLGPRRKVFYLSELEEDVKKVEASVFTHR; encoded by the coding sequence ATGGAACAGCAAATTCAATTTGTCGGATTTTCAATGCAGGAAGCGGAACGTTTTCTGAAAAACATTGTGTCCACCTGCATCGATGAACATCATGCATTGCAAAAACACGCGGAGGCGGAATTGCCGCTTACGCCATCACAGGCCAGCAAGGCGTTGAAAGTATCCCTGCCCACCTTGCGCAGGTATGTGCAGCTTGGCCTGATCAGGCGACATGACCTTGGCCCACGCCGTAAAGTATTTTACCTGTCAGAACTGGAAGAAGACGTCAAAAAAGTAGAAGCTTCAGTATTCACCCACCGTTAA
- the era gene encoding GTPase Era — MSHRAGFVSIIGKPNAGKSTLMNALVGEKMSIITPKAQTTRHRILGIVNEEDYQIVFSDTPGIIKPHYALQETMMHQVSGSLVDADMVLLVTDINEKYDESDVMDKLKGSTAPLVVIINKIDKSDEETVKQKIAYWEETLKPTAVFAISALLNHNVQAIMNLVLDSLPEHPPYYEKDFLTDRNDRFFASEIIREKIFKIYEKEIPYSTEVIITAFIEDPKIYRISAEIIVERDSQKNILIGTGGEMLKKVGTYARKDMEEFFQRKVFLEMFVKVIPDWRSKKNYLKKFGYED, encoded by the coding sequence ATGAGTCACCGCGCAGGTTTTGTAAGTATTATTGGCAAACCCAATGCAGGTAAGTCAACCCTGATGAACGCTCTTGTGGGCGAAAAGATGTCAATCATCACTCCCAAAGCACAAACAACCCGTCATCGTATCCTCGGTATTGTTAACGAAGAAGACTACCAGATTGTTTTCTCGGACACGCCCGGAATTATCAAACCGCATTACGCCTTGCAGGAAACCATGATGCACCAGGTATCCGGCTCGCTCGTTGATGCGGATATGGTATTGCTGGTTACCGACATTAACGAGAAGTACGACGAGAGCGATGTAATGGATAAGCTAAAGGGCAGCACAGCGCCTTTGGTAGTTATCATCAATAAAATTGACAAATCCGACGAGGAAACGGTTAAGCAAAAAATAGCTTACTGGGAAGAGACCTTAAAACCAACAGCAGTTTTTGCTATTTCGGCTTTGCTCAACCATAATGTGCAGGCCATTATGAATCTTGTTCTGGATAGTCTGCCTGAGCATCCCCCTTATTACGAAAAGGATTTTTTAACCGACCGTAACGATCGCTTTTTTGCTTCGGAGATTATCCGCGAAAAGATTTTCAAAATCTACGAAAAGGAAATTCCATACAGTACGGAGGTCATCATCACGGCATTTATCGAAGATCCGAAGATATACAGGATCAGCGCCGAAATTATTGTGGAACGCGATTCGCAAAAAAATATCCTGATAGGCACCGGCGGCGAAATGCTGAAGAAAGTAGGCACCTACGCCCGTAAGGATATGGAAGAGTTTTTCCAGCGGAAAGTTTTCCTGGAAATGTTTGTTAAAGTTATCCCCGACTGGAGAAGTAAAAAAAATTACCTGAAAAAATTCGGGTACGAAGATTAA
- a CDS encoding ABC transporter permease/M1 family aminopeptidase, which translates to MFLKIFLFEIQSKLRRPAIYVYFAVILMLTVACFANGAVPAGEKEHYNSPYLIAQWFAMMSMLMMLIASSMMGTALYRDIESNTHSYYLTYPITPAGYFWGRFSGSFLCLLLTGLAIPAGIYLGSLSGPFLGGLDKGNYGPNQLSYYLQPFLCIALPNLVFTSCFFFGLVALTRNVKVIYTGGLILFLGYFLSIFFLAQTHNDALINLSDAFGVTNIRNHSGSISALDKNNTLFPVSGPFLVNRIVWTAIGILFLTFAWSRFSFTRFFSGRKVKTLKLTNTQLTALNPAVKAKISFDRAYNRRTLYTLFRIELSNLFRDNYFWIIIGCGLALLIFIFWTGSNTHGVPDLPRTIEFLQIGPFFTFIFFLIVFYIGEALHRDRSTRYAVIGDALPPPTWVLNSAKLLALLFLGSCLAFLPLLVGVPIQLAKGFYQFDLPLYLQYILTVILPKLLEMVVFGYTVHVLVNNKFVGHAVAISLWLAVFLLRDSGIFDYNLLLYSYTPNVLLSDMDGLGDMAVPVYWFTIYWLFGGGLLVIIAALFYYRGISSSFVERLKMVPHRFGTYNRIAAGLLFTGFILIGSYIYYNVSYLNVFLTEGERESRAITYEKVLKPYAGLPLPRITRIKMQTDLYPDHRAVYINAEVTIVNKNERPIESLLMDADEITAYTLKQGNEVLAFTCPLTYKRAAFSFFRPQRDTAEFRLYRLNRPIAPGDSTVLQVRAEITQRGFSNNLYISDRLLNGTFITALLPNFGYDENEEVNNRYVRKKNGLPLKTNDDAASDDPGAVNLLREGKTTGLIHLDLTVSTSGDQTAVAPGALTNTWRRNDRNYFHYSQRRTGIYGQFSILSARYATLQDSTRLPDAHQVNVQLFYHPQHQANVQDFMSAYRDGLRYFSAAWGDYPFQDIRLAETPDVGGEETSMATLDVYNERFGWNADLKDGDQTNYCYFETARNLAEQWWRFQVAPNATKSAWIIPEGLSRYGALKLAESKYGKNNIKSLLQQQAGTYFFLRDRLHIKEVPVLYAKEDRWSGLAGKAGVLLYGLSDLVGEDRLNAALREFKNSYAFKKDPPYAGSIDLYNCIKKQVPEAFQYYLRDNWEKVTIYNNQVNTLNVASTGSNNNFLVTLEVNVAKVYLDSLGNETPARSMNDFIDIGVFAADTKGRNGRTQSNPLVFRKYWLSAGKHVIQMTVHGKPTYAGIDPMNKLIDKRPEDNIKVFR; encoded by the coding sequence ATGTTCCTTAAAATATTTTTATTTGAGATCCAAAGCAAGCTGCGCAGGCCTGCGATCTATGTCTATTTTGCTGTCATATTGATGCTGACCGTCGCTTGTTTTGCCAATGGTGCGGTACCTGCGGGGGAAAAAGAGCATTACAATTCGCCCTACCTGATCGCCCAGTGGTTTGCCATGATGAGCATGCTGATGATGCTGATCGCTTCCTCCATGATGGGTACGGCGCTTTACCGCGATATCGAATCGAATACGCACAGCTATTACCTGACCTATCCGATTACCCCGGCCGGGTATTTCTGGGGGCGTTTTTCGGGCTCTTTTTTGTGCCTGCTGCTTACCGGCCTGGCGATACCGGCGGGCATTTATTTAGGCTCTCTGTCCGGCCCTTTTTTAGGGGGGCTGGATAAGGGGAATTACGGGCCGAATCAACTCAGCTATTACCTGCAGCCGTTCCTTTGTATTGCCCTGCCCAACCTGGTATTTACTTCCTGTTTTTTTTTCGGCCTGGTTGCCCTGACCAGGAATGTTAAAGTGATCTATACCGGGGGCCTCATCCTGTTTTTGGGCTATTTTCTGTCCATTTTCTTTTTGGCGCAAACGCATAACGATGCCCTGATCAACCTCTCTGACGCCTTTGGCGTCACTAATATCCGAAATCATTCAGGCAGTATTAGCGCCCTCGATAAAAACAACACGCTGTTCCCGGTGAGCGGTCCGTTCCTGGTGAACAGGATCGTTTGGACGGCTATCGGGATTCTATTCCTTACCTTCGCCTGGTCCAGGTTTAGTTTCACCCGCTTTTTCAGTGGAAGAAAAGTTAAAACACTTAAATTAACTAACACTCAACTAACCGCACTCAATCCTGCGGTGAAAGCGAAAATTAGTTTTGACCGCGCCTATAACCGGCGCACACTATATACGCTGTTCAGAATAGAGTTAAGCAATCTGTTCCGGGATAATTATTTCTGGATCATCATTGGCTGCGGTTTGGCGCTCCTGATTTTTATATTCTGGACGGGAAGTAATACACATGGCGTCCCTGACCTTCCCCGGACGATCGAATTTTTGCAGATCGGCCCCTTCTTTACCTTTATCTTTTTCCTGATTGTTTTCTATATCGGGGAAGCCCTGCACCGCGACCGTAGCACCCGTTACGCTGTGATCGGCGATGCCCTGCCGCCGCCAACCTGGGTGCTGAACAGCGCTAAATTGCTCGCCTTGCTTTTCCTGGGATCATGCCTTGCTTTCCTGCCCCTGCTGGTCGGCGTCCCCATCCAGCTGGCCAAAGGTTTTTACCAGTTCGACTTGCCCCTTTACCTACAGTATATACTAACCGTGATCTTGCCCAAATTATTGGAAATGGTGGTTTTCGGGTACACGGTACATGTCCTGGTGAATAACAAATTCGTGGGCCATGCCGTCGCAATTTCGCTTTGGCTCGCTGTATTCCTATTGAGGGACTCGGGAATATTTGATTATAATTTATTGCTGTATTCTTATACGCCCAATGTATTGTTATCGGATATGGATGGTTTGGGCGATATGGCCGTACCTGTTTATTGGTTTACCATTTACTGGTTGTTCGGCGGGGGACTGCTGGTGATAATCGCTGCATTATTTTATTACCGTGGGATTAGCAGTTCCTTCGTGGAAAGGCTAAAAATGGTTCCCCATCGTTTCGGCACCTATAATAGGATTGCTGCGGGATTGCTGTTCACCGGGTTTATTCTTATCGGAAGCTATATATATTATAACGTCAGTTACCTGAATGTTTTCCTGACCGAAGGCGAGCGCGAAAGCCGGGCGATCACCTATGAAAAGGTGCTGAAGCCCTATGCAGGCCTGCCCTTACCCCGGATCACCCGTATTAAAATGCAAACTGATCTGTATCCTGACCATCGAGCCGTATACATCAACGCCGAAGTCACCATTGTTAACAAAAACGAACGCCCCATCGAAAGTTTATTAATGGATGCTGATGAGATTACCGCTTATACCTTGAAACAGGGCAACGAGGTACTTGCTTTCACTTGTCCGCTGACCTATAAACGCGCGGCATTCAGTTTTTTCAGGCCGCAACGGGATACGGCGGAATTCAGACTCTACCGTTTAAACCGGCCAATTGCCCCGGGCGATTCAACCGTACTACAGGTCCGTGCCGAAATCACCCAGCGCGGCTTCAGCAACAACCTATATATTTCCGACCGTTTACTTAACGGCACCTTTATCACCGCCTTACTGCCGAATTTTGGTTACGACGAAAATGAAGAAGTGAATAACCGGTACGTCCGCAAGAAAAATGGCCTGCCGCTTAAAACCAATGATGATGCGGCCAGCGACGATCCGGGAGCGGTTAATTTGCTGCGCGAAGGCAAAACTACAGGCCTGATCCATTTAGACCTCACTGTGAGCACATCCGGTGATCAGACAGCAGTAGCCCCCGGCGCCTTAACCAACACCTGGCGCAGGAACGACCGTAACTATTTCCACTACAGCCAGCGGCGGACGGGGATTTACGGGCAGTTTTCGATACTGTCCGCGAGGTACGCCACTTTACAGGATAGTACCCGGCTGCCTGACGCACATCAAGTAAACGTTCAATTATTTTATCATCCCCAACACCAGGCCAACGTGCAAGACTTTATGTCGGCCTACCGGGACGGGCTTCGCTATTTTTCAGCAGCCTGGGGCGATTACCCCTTCCAGGATATCCGCCTTGCAGAAACGCCCGATGTCGGCGGGGAGGAAACGTCGATGGCTACACTGGATGTGTACAACGAGCGTTTTGGATGGAATGCAGATTTGAAGGACGGGGATCAAACCAACTATTGCTATTTTGAAACCGCCAGGAACCTTGCTGAGCAATGGTGGCGCTTTCAGGTTGCGCCGAACGCCACCAAAAGCGCGTGGATCATACCGGAAGGGTTGTCCAGGTACGGTGCCCTCAAACTCGCCGAAAGCAAATATGGCAAGAACAATATTAAAAGCTTGCTGCAGCAGCAAGCGGGCACTTATTTCTTTCTTCGTGACCGGCTGCACATCAAAGAAGTCCCTGTGCTTTACGCAAAGGAAGACCGTTGGTCGGGCCTTGCAGGCAAGGCAGGTGTGCTGCTTTATGGGTTAAGTGACCTGGTGGGAGAAGATCGTTTAAATGCGGCCCTGCGCGAATTTAAAAATTCTTATGCTTTTAAAAAGGACCCGCCCTATGCCGGCAGTATAGACCTGTATAATTGCATCAAGAAACAGGTGCCCGAAGCATTCCAGTATTACCTAAGGGATAACTGGGAAAAAGTTACTATATATAACAACCAGGTAAACACGCTAAACGTGGCATCAACGGGGAGCAATAACAACTTCCTTGTTACCCTCGAGGTTAATGTAGCTAAGGTTTACCTCGACAGCCTGGGCAATGAAACGCCTGCAAGGTCTATGAATGATTTTATTGATATAGGTGTATTTGCAGCGGATACCAAAGGCCGTAACGGCCGCACGCAAAGCAATCCATTGGTGTTCCGGAAATACTGGCTCAGTGCAGGTAAGCATGTAATTCAAATGACCGTCCATGGCAAACCGACTTATGCGGGAATCGATCCGATGAATAAATTGATAGATAAGCGACCTGAAGATAATATTAAAGTTTTTAGATAA
- a CDS encoding sensor histidine kinase, with translation MKITASLKNSTLYKECGIALTTWLLLFSFLLFQQPRSELTGYVALVFPYAIVFYWFCYAKLIPGIIRKQQDYRIYLLKVILTIALTALPIIAATSKLATGLYLFAGIFTLAFQLVFTAPIAWEVYHYRLRTGKEINRLKIALGRSDANFQFLQSQINPHFLFNALNTLLGTAMQEKAERTGEGIQMLGDMMRFLLHEQGKEFIPLKHEIDYLHRFIALQKLRIRRSPNILIEIMIEEPPEELEILPMLVIPFIENAFKHGISLRLPSRISISLKTEAQTLYLHVSNTIHTKKTNDLEKEIGGIGLKNVRQRLKLIYPQQHKLVTGEMENIFFVNLQIQLTKIT, from the coding sequence ATGAAAATAACAGCAAGCTTAAAGAATTCAACTTTGTACAAAGAGTGCGGCATTGCCTTGACCACCTGGTTGCTGCTGTTTTCATTTTTACTTTTCCAGCAACCCCGTTCAGAACTGACCGGCTATGTGGCCCTGGTTTTTCCATATGCCATTGTATTTTACTGGTTTTGTTATGCGAAGCTGATCCCGGGCATTATCCGGAAACAACAGGATTACCGGATCTACCTGCTGAAAGTGATCTTGACGATCGCGCTAACGGCACTGCCGATTATCGCCGCGACCAGTAAGCTGGCTACCGGCTTATACCTATTTGCCGGCATATTCACCCTGGCCTTTCAGTTGGTGTTTACGGCCCCCATTGCGTGGGAGGTCTATCATTACCGGCTCAGGACAGGGAAAGAGATCAACCGGCTCAAAATAGCTTTGGGAAGATCCGACGCTAATTTCCAATTTCTCCAGTCCCAGATCAACCCGCATTTTCTGTTCAATGCCTTAAATACCTTACTGGGTACGGCCATGCAGGAAAAAGCGGAACGGACCGGGGAAGGTATCCAGATGCTGGGCGACATGATGCGGTTCCTGTTGCATGAACAGGGAAAGGAATTCATCCCGCTAAAGCATGAAATAGATTACCTGCATCGTTTTATTGCCTTGCAGAAACTACGGATCCGAAGATCGCCTAATATCCTTATTGAGATCATGATCGAAGAACCGCCGGAAGAATTGGAGATCTTGCCGATGCTGGTCATACCCTTTATAGAGAACGCCTTCAAGCACGGTATCAGCCTGCGCTTGCCTTCCCGGATCAGTATCAGCCTGAAAACGGAGGCACAGACCTTATATCTCCATGTTAGCAATACGATCCATACCAAAAAAACAAACGACCTGGAAAAGGAGATAGGCGGCATCGGCTTAAAGAACGTCAGGCAGCGGCTTAAACTGATCTATCCGCAGCAACATAAACTGGTGACAGGGGAAATGGAAAATATTTTTTTTGTTAACCTTCAAATCCAATTGACGAAGATAACTTAA
- a CDS encoding relaxase/mobilization nuclease domain-containing protein — protein MIGKIVTGKSFKGCMLYLHEGRLQETEELQQQEMEKKQAQVIAYNQCFGNKKELIRQFIEVSKLNPNVSKPVFHLTISLAHADAGKLNNQQKADIAASLAKEFQFDRNQYVAITHADTEHEHLHIVANRIGYDGKTASDSNSYKHMAEFCRKMEQAYKLEKVLSPNRFLKPEQRVAQGQRIDQRKEVLKKHLSKAIKQCKNVQQIRQYMEDKGYKVEQGRGIAFTDQQNVYFKGSQVGYSLQTIENKLIQEQQLKQELKQQKQQQEQKLALERQQEQIRQQKRSRGHGMHM, from the coding sequence ATGATAGGGAAAATTGTTACCGGCAAAAGTTTTAAGGGCTGTATGCTCTACCTGCACGAGGGCAGGTTACAAGAAACAGAGGAATTGCAACAGCAGGAAATGGAGAAAAAGCAGGCACAGGTCATTGCTTATAATCAATGCTTCGGCAACAAGAAAGAACTGATCCGGCAATTTATTGAGGTCAGCAAACTGAACCCCAATGTCAGCAAACCTGTATTTCACCTGACGATTAGTTTGGCACACGCTGATGCAGGCAAACTCAATAACCAGCAGAAAGCGGACATCGCTGCATCACTGGCCAAAGAGTTCCAGTTTGACCGCAACCAGTATGTGGCTATTACCCATGCCGACACTGAGCATGAACACCTGCATATCGTTGCCAACCGGATCGGTTATGACGGCAAAACGGCCAGCGACAGCAATAGCTACAAGCACATGGCAGAGTTTTGCCGGAAGATGGAACAGGCTTACAAATTGGAAAAGGTTCTAAGTCCGAACCGTTTCCTGAAACCCGAGCAACGCGTGGCGCAAGGCCAAAGGATCGACCAGCGCAAGGAGGTACTAAAAAAACATTTGTCTAAAGCGATCAAGCAATGTAAGAATGTACAACAGATCAGGCAATACATGGAAGATAAGGGCTATAAAGTGGAACAAGGAAGGGGTATTGCCTTTACTGATCAGCAGAACGTCTACTTTAAAGGCAGCCAGGTCGGCTATAGCCTGCAAACGATTGAAAATAAATTAATACAGGAACAACAACTAAAACAGGAATTAAAGCAACAAAAACAGCAGCAAGAGCAAAAACTGGCACTGGAAAGGCAACAAGAACAAATCAGGCAGCAAAAACGAAGCAGAGGCCACGGTATGCATATGTAA
- a CDS encoding zeta toxin family protein produces MEQPKLFVFAGPNGAGKSTLSAIMLPFGTPIFDGDKELALLRQQFPGLDSGNLYEAVNGHIFSSWKEEVQAKRIDCAFETNFRTTDVMNTVNEFKEKGYEALLIYFGLDNIAASIERVKLRVEMGGHNVSLENITANYNEGLKNLENHFREFDNVLLVRSFTEDNKRGLKFLPYLKIEQGQIKEQAQQMPEWANKLVQSIEAKQAQILAEKQQQAQQQEQSLIQKKDRAPGEDLDEGYNRGPSLGR; encoded by the coding sequence ATGGAACAGCCAAAACTGTTTGTTTTTGCCGGGCCTAATGGCGCTGGCAAAAGCACGCTGTCTGCAATTATGCTGCCTTTCGGCACACCAATATTTGACGGCGACAAGGAATTAGCCCTGCTAAGGCAACAATTTCCCGGACTTGATAGCGGAAACTTATATGAAGCGGTAAACGGCCATATTTTTTCGAGTTGGAAAGAAGAAGTTCAGGCCAAGCGGATAGATTGCGCATTTGAAACCAATTTCAGGACGACAGATGTGATGAATACGGTTAACGAGTTTAAAGAAAAAGGCTATGAGGCACTGCTAATCTATTTCGGCCTGGACAATATAGCCGCATCAATTGAACGGGTAAAACTAAGGGTGGAGATGGGTGGTCATAACGTTAGTCTTGAAAATATTACGGCCAATTATAATGAGGGGCTTAAAAATCTGGAAAATCATTTTCGGGAATTTGATAACGTGCTTCTCGTTAGGAGCTTTACAGAGGACAATAAGCGAGGCTTGAAGTTCCTTCCGTATTTAAAAATTGAACAAGGCCAGATAAAAGAACAAGCTCAGCAAATGCCCGAATGGGCAAATAAGTTGGTTCAAAGCATCGAGGCGAAACAAGCGCAGATCCTTGCTGAAAAGCAACAACAGGCGCAACAGCAAGAACAATCTCTGATACAAAAAAAAGACAGGGCCCCCGGAGAAGATTTAGACGAAGGCTATAACCGGGGTCCGTCGTTAGGCCGATAA
- a CDS encoding DUF6934 family protein has product MNLDHYSLFTTDFQDYEFYSSGPKGKIKKVVRYRKIEDDPITYNLAFGDEISGGEISDTIITNNQDRDLVLSTVINTVNTFCDHFGNHFIYAEGSTAVRTRLYQMGIARLYNEISTDFIVWGYRENSWHEFKINVNYEAFLAKRK; this is encoded by the coding sequence ATGAATTTAGACCATTATTCTCTTTTTACAACTGATTTCCAGGATTACGAATTTTACAGTAGCGGGCCAAAAGGAAAAATCAAAAAGGTAGTCAGGTATAGAAAAATTGAAGACGACCCCATTACTTACAATCTGGCGTTTGGAGATGAAATTAGTGGTGGCGAAATTAGCGATACCATCATTACTAATAATCAGGATAGGGATTTAGTTTTGTCAACCGTAATTAATACGGTTAACACATTTTGTGACCACTTTGGCAACCATTTTATTTATGCTGAAGGTAGCACCGCCGTAAGAACAAGGCTATATCAAATGGGGATTGCTCGTCTATATAATGAAATAAGTACCGATTTTATTGTTTGGGGATATCGGGAGAACTCATGGCATGAGTTTAAAATCAATGTCAATTACGAAGCATTTTTGGCGAAAAGAAAATAA